ATTTCTCTGTCCTCTAAGTTTTACCTTCAGTAATTATGATTAACAAAGATAACACCTTCTTCTGTTCTTTTACTTCACTTTTAGATGGTTGAACTTCTATTTGACCTCAAAGACTTAAAGGCGAAGAGAGACGCATTGGGGAAATGTAATAAGCATTCCTAAttggccatttccgagtttcccttagtctctctttcaaagcgagtctaagtgccaaatttttgttatggtaatttcttccaatttcaatatgaatgaaaattgattttcatGACAAAGAcctcgcacttagcctcgctttgaaatggaggctgaggtgaactcggaaatggcctattaaacACCATTATTGTTGATTCATTTAATTCACCATGTTTGCCCAAAAAGATACAAAACTGACTTTGTCTATGATAACAATAGACCACGGCTATGCTCTCATTTCAGTTCCCATTTTAGCTTTCCTGTGACGACCACTTTGCGACCGttgcaatattattaatttctcTACCATTTTTCTCGTGGAGTTATCCAACTAGAGTTGGCTAAGTTGCACAACAATGTCTACCGGAAATATCTTTGTGAGACAAAACGTCAAGGTTTCACGAAAAGTTACGAATTTACAATGGACACAACGCAAACTTTCCTATTCCTTGTTTATGATGTAAGAATTGAAACATTATAACTCTGTAGAAAAATTCACTGCCTAAGGAGTGAATTACACGTGAAAGTTCACGCGAAAAACCGATATCGCACGAATCGCAAAGCTAAAGGTAAACTCAATTACTAGGCAAAACCAAACGTTTTGAGTTTTTGTGAACCGTGCCGGTGCGCAAACAATAAAAACCCTTACAAAGTCAGCTGTCAATGTCAAGTGCATAGGAAACAAGATATTTTTACaatgaaaaccacttttaTTTCAACCTCGTGGAGAAAGCAGTGCCTCACATTTTGCAACCTTCGGCCGATATTGAAAACAAGATCTACAATAATTCATATAATCATACAAATATTCAATGAATATCTATTAATTTATCTGTTTGCTTTGATTGTAGCTTTTGCCAAAGAATTCGCCACAGCTCTATTGGAAAAACCGAGAAATGCAATAAAAGTAACTTTTGGGAGCCACATCCGAAAGTTACATTTGGACTGTAATCAGCATATGATTGAATTCGCTAAGGATGCCCGTGAAtctggtattttttttctttttcttttatcatttcACTTCTTTATATCTATTTTTGTTACACTTGTATCTCAAACATTCAGCAGAGACAAAATTTCTTGCAACATGAAGTACCTAGTCAATAAGCATCACCAAGTGTCCCCTCATGCTTCTATACTAATAACCTCATCGTCACTtgcaatagaccttttcagcttgtacattttgttttcccatttcagaccacgtgatgccctcatgggaattttccttttgttttttcattagttatgcgtaaatttgcacgtgcataagacggcatttgaaagaaactattccctcgagtagcatcacgtggtctgaaatgggaaaacaaaacatacaagctaaaaaggtctattgtaGCGAGAACTTCAGGACTGAAGGTCGCAAAGCGTATTCGTTACTCTTCTTTTTAAGAAACCTAACTCAAAATCCATATAAATGTGGAGGGATGGAAAGAGGGTTaaccaaccaatcagaacgctaGAAACAATATCCGAAGTTGAGCGTTTAGTACGGTCATAAATCTGGAGAGATTGCTCACGCTAAATGCAAAATCATAATCTGTCAtgattttgcatttattttagcATTAGCATTGGCCGTTTTAAAATTGATGGCCCGCAATTTATTGCATAGTGAGATTTCTAATTGTGGAATTCTGACTCAATTTTATATTAAACGCAATATTATTTGTCCCAGGAATATTTGAACATGTAGACCGCGATGACCTGGACTTTACTGCTATCATGGGGGGAGTTATCCAGAGAGGGGAAGAAGGAGGACGTATGTATCTAAATATCATTCACATATTTGAGTTTTGTTGCCAAAAAGAGAAACTTTCTTATTGGGTTACACAATTACTGGCAAACCTAGTAGTTTACAATGTGGGCCGAAATACAACTGGTGAAACTAAACAGGTTAATAATCCCAACCGACAAAAGCCAGACCAGTTTGCTATATACAAGCACAGCCGAGGAGTGGAACCAAGGACTagctgaaacaaatccagctggtggTCAGGGCGGGACTTGAACTCAAGATAACCAGATTTGAAGTCTAATGCCTCAGCCACCCCTATTAGCTCGATCGATGCAAATTTTGTTGCGATAAAGTTGCAATAGAAAATACCGCTCTTGTGAGCCATAGGTGCCAATTTCAGAGCAACTTTACGGCGATTTGTCGCTCACTTTGCTTCCTTTTCGATGCTCATAGATTTTCTCGCAGAATATTTCGCGGCGATTGACAAACATGGTCTTTACGGAGACCAAGTTGTTAAGATTGTTACAAGTATTGGATCTCTGTACGCTGATGCTGCTTGCGACCTGGAACTGGACGGTATGTTATTAGCTATCATATTGGTATATTCATTGAAAGCCGTAGATTAAAAAGTAACTCGTTGTATACACTTCGCTACCTCTTACGCAGATATCTAGCTCGTGTCTTTACGCATGGGGTCACTCATATCATGCACGAAGTGGCGGCCATGAACATCTGCTTGGGCCCTCCCTATATTTCGCCTTGTGGGAATGACCGTCAAACTCCGTACGCTCCATAGGTTTGCTGATTCTAAGACAGTATAAAGCTAACACCTCTTAAAAAACCACTTTCAACTGCTACAGTTCTATCATGATACACCAGGATACTATCGGCTCCTGGATAGGCTCGTTGCTAGTCATGAGGCTGCATTTGGTTGTGCCCACTTCACTTCTGATAGCTTAGGAGTTAAGTTTAGTTTCGTATAACCAGATCCCCTGAAGAAATAACTTCGACAAGAAGTCTACTATTTCCCGATAGCCTTTACCAAGCGGTTTCCTGGTCCTATCCGGACAGTGCCACATAACTGCTAATGAAATTTGAATACGACCACAACGCCTCTCGCTACCCCGAAACCATGTAAGTCACAAACCAAAGCAAACGAAAAAACGGAATTCAAAAcgattaaatattattttacttcAAAAATAATCAACAGGGCAAAATTGTAACACTAATTTGGTCAAATGACCTTTTTCCTTAGGTTATCTGGGCTCAATTGGGAAGGAGCTGTCCCCAGCGCAAAACAAAAGTCGCCGGGATCATGGCCACCTGGTGGGATTCTGTCCCAAGAAAAGTTTCCAAGAGACGGTTATGaaagttgcaacattttgcaaaggtaaTGATAAAAAAACCGTTGATAAAAGTCGAACTATCTTGCCCCAAACTGAAAGATTTCCAAAAACTGATGTTTCCCAGTGTCCCCATTAGTCCTTGACAAGAAGGCTCAGTGAGGGTTATTCAATATAAGTACTGCGAATATGTTAagacaagaaaattcaacattCCTGACGATGATTATCATTGCTTAGCTTGTACTTCAGTTGTTCAATAATTACCACATACTTTTCGCCGTTGTTCTACCTTAGCTACCAAGGATATCCTGAACAAAAATGAAGTATCATCGCCAATACTAAAAGCCATGAGTCTGTTGTATGAAGACGGTTGCGGATGTGAAGAAGGTATCTCGCACTTTAAGAGCTATTATGTATTTTATGGTAGGTAGATGTCAGGTAAAACGTGTGATGTGATGATTGCACCCTTTCACCTGACACCTATCTACAGCTcattaataagaataaacgCTGGTTAGTGAGTGTATAACAggagttagggttagggtaagAGCTTTAGACCTGATGAAGACAGTAGCAAGTGTTGAAAAGCTGAGCCTTCAAATCGTAacttttaagttgcattcattgcTGTGGAGCGAGCATAGCATAACATAATCAGGATTTAAGAATAATATATTACATAGAAATGGCTTCATCACTTTTTACCAGACTGTATTGCGCCACGAACAACACGAGGACGTTATACCATCGAGCCGTCGTCCTTTTTCGCGTGGAAAGTAAACCAAACCAGTGCTCGGACAAAGTATCATTTGAGATGGCAGGAGAACTCTTAAATCCTAGTTTTGGTTACGCTCCCTGATTTGACactactttaagaaataaaggggggatagttgttttagtatttaccaaatcagatggataaaaaaatgccgcttcattaatggctaCAATGTCTTCTTCTATATCTTTCGCGAAaagacgcgccatttttctctccgttcgcaaaacagtgaatatccaaggatattccaagttactggagccaatcaaaacgcgcgaaaattgctatccactaatttggtaaatactaaagcTTGTTATAAGTCTTAGAACGCGCAGATAGATGAATCACTACGTGAATTATGCCACTATCAATAGAATATGCCGCAGCATTACTATCTTTTAGATATCTTAGTTTTAAATCACAGTAGCGTCAAACCATTTCTCGGATAAACGAACTTTAATGTATTCACATTTGCTCGAATGTTTGACTTTGAAAGACACTCTCGTTGGTTGGAGTTCCGTTCCGCGTTGATAAAGCTCCACGAGCCGGTAACTTTACTTTGTTCAGTCAAACTGGCAACCATAAAATGAATTCGatacaaacattaattttacaatgaaattttcatttgtagAGGAGTTTGTCGCAGA
This sequence is a window from Acropora palmata chromosome 6, jaAcrPala1.3, whole genome shotgun sequence. Protein-coding genes within it:
- the LOC141885313 gene encoding uncharacterized protein LOC141885313, translated to MKLILASLLFICVAGTSSATLFTLPKHNLAKLEKASKDFNHITKLTSFGPKSLLGHLFKQGQNERKREQPMNDTSAVVKLMVELLFDLKDLKAKRDALGKSFAKEFATALLEKPRNAIKVTFGSHIRKLHLDCNQHMIEFAKDARESGIFEHVDRDDLDFTAIMGGVIQRGEEGGHFLAEYFAAIDKHGLYGDQVVKIVTSIGSLYADAACDLELDGYLGSIGKELSPAQNKSRRDHGHLVGFCPKKSFQETVMKVATFCKATKDILNKNEVSSPILKAMSLLYEDGCGCEEEEFVAEITELTRAVVDLFVEGYKLFARAHGKSAGLFRKMMSHYAQNQTDKGDLICCLLNLSWVD